Proteins found in one Vagococcus carniphilus genomic segment:
- a CDS encoding ferredoxin: MLCKIIPNKCIACGLCQIKAPNIFDYHDNGIVLFAKTAEEAITIPDDVPEDILEAYKACPTRAIILEK; the protein is encoded by the coding sequence ATGCTATGTAAAATTATACCAAATAAATGTATTGCCTGTGGACTATGCCAAATAAAAGCCCCTAATATTTTTGATTATCATGATAACGGAATTGTTTTATTTGCTAAAACAGCCGAAGAAGCAATAACAATTCCTGATGATGTTCCAGAAGATATTTTAGAAGCTTACAAAGCTTGTCCAACACGAGCTATTATACTAGAAAAGTAA
- a CDS encoding RecQ family ATP-dependent DNA helicase, with translation MIDTKEALKKYFGFDSFKIGQKETIDSILRGADTFTVLPTGTGKSLCYQLPSYLMSGQTVIVSPLISLMEDQVSQLRQMGEKSVIAINSTLDFSTKKYVLAHLKEFKFIFISPEALNQEEVFNVFKRLNISLFVIDEAHCISEWGHDFRPSYLQLKENLNQLNQPLTLALTATATETVKKDIEQELFATRDFNEFIYSVNRENIYYQVEECEDKVEYLKQFLLTKNSPGIIYFSSKKEAERVAMLLNEILPYSVAFYHGDLSGADRIKIQQQFIHDEIRILCATSAFGMGVNKENIRFVIHYHLPDSLENYVQESGRAGRDGKQSISIILYQKGDERIHYYLQDESYHQKKDLLFLKGKTKEDLKKYDNSLTDIQKKWLNMLEKNNWNWEKFEQNLNSKQFEKRTKTQKMGFYIENKSCRRQSIINYFNNHYEKVSQEICCDNCTPDKIINFEEKDGTILKKEPFNSKELLKKLFLI, from the coding sequence ATGATTGATACCAAAGAAGCGCTAAAAAAATATTTTGGCTTTGATTCATTTAAAATTGGTCAAAAAGAAACAATTGATTCAATTTTAAGAGGTGCAGATACATTTACAGTTCTTCCAACAGGAACGGGAAAATCACTGTGTTATCAGTTACCGAGCTATCTAATGTCAGGTCAAACAGTGATTGTGTCTCCATTGATCTCTTTAATGGAAGATCAAGTATCACAACTTAGGCAAATGGGTGAAAAATCTGTAATTGCTATCAACAGTACACTAGATTTTTCGACAAAAAAATATGTGTTGGCTCACTTGAAAGAATTTAAATTTATTTTTATTAGTCCCGAAGCTCTTAATCAAGAAGAAGTATTTAACGTTTTTAAGAGATTAAATATTAGTTTGTTTGTTATTGATGAAGCGCACTGTATCTCTGAATGGGGGCATGACTTTAGACCAAGTTATTTACAGCTTAAAGAGAATTTAAACCAATTAAACCAACCGTTAACACTAGCTTTGACCGCCACTGCAACTGAAACGGTCAAAAAAGATATCGAGCAAGAGTTATTTGCCACTCGAGATTTTAATGAGTTTATTTATTCTGTTAATCGTGAAAATATTTACTATCAAGTAGAAGAATGTGAAGATAAAGTAGAATATTTGAAACAATTTTTACTAACCAAAAATAGTCCAGGTATTATTTATTTTTCAAGTAAAAAAGAAGCTGAGAGAGTGGCAATGCTCTTGAATGAGATCCTACCTTACTCTGTTGCTTTTTATCATGGCGATTTATCAGGAGCAGATAGAATAAAAATTCAACAGCAGTTTATCCATGATGAAATAAGAATTTTATGTGCAACGAGTGCTTTTGGCATGGGAGTTAATAAAGAAAATATTCGTTTTGTGATTCATTATCATCTTCCAGATAGTTTGGAAAATTATGTTCAAGAATCGGGCCGAGCAGGAAGAGATGGTAAGCAGAGTATTTCTATCATTTTGTATCAAAAAGGCGATGAACGAATTCATTATTACTTACAAGATGAAAGCTATCATCAAAAGAAAGATTTATTGTTTTTAAAAGGAAAGACAAAAGAAGATTTAAAAAAATATGATAATTCATTGACAGATATTCAAAAAAAGTGGTTGAATATGTTAGAAAAAAATAATTGGAATTGGGAAAAGTTTGAACAGAATTTGAATAGTAAACAGTTTGAAAAGCGGACGAAGACTCAAAAAATGGGATTTTACATTGAAAATAAAAGTTGTAGAAGACAAAGTATTATCAATTACTTTAACAACCATTATGAAAAAGTGTCTCAGGAAATCTGTTGTGACAATTGTACACCAGACAAAATAATAAATTTTGAAGAAAAAGATGGAACAATTTTAAAAAAAGAACCGTTTAATTCTAAAGAGTTATTAAAAAAACTTTTTTTAATATAA
- a CDS encoding LysM peptidoglycan-binding domain-containing protein, translating into MSNKDKDKDELNEQEPWNQPIYEDQVETEDEGDSRADRRVKEEGKNWYVIVLVVLLFLIVLVPVSAILYLNMNNKMNKGETKPTTVVVESSSKEKKKTSETKTSSSSTSSSTSSTTSSSSSTSSSSSFADVEVSPNEAQNNQANQNNGAGDVNQNQQQAAPGTTVNYGEGDSTRSLWKIATDNGMTVDELYQLNPGIDSQNVQPGQPIRIK; encoded by the coding sequence GTGAGTAATAAAGATAAAGATAAAGATGAATTGAACGAACAAGAACCGTGGAATCAACCAATCTATGAAGATCAAGTTGAAACTGAAGACGAAGGTGACTCTAGAGCTGACAGAAGAGTAAAAGAAGAAGGCAAAAACTGGTATGTTATTGTATTAGTTGTCTTGTTATTCTTAATTGTTTTAGTTCCTGTATCTGCTATTTTATATTTAAATATGAATAATAAGATGAATAAGGGCGAAACAAAACCGACTACTGTTGTAGTGGAAAGTAGCTCAAAAGAAAAGAAAAAAACATCTGAAACAAAAACAAGTAGTTCTTCAACATCATCAAGTACAAGTAGTACTACATCAAGCAGTTCTTCAACATCATCAAGTAGTTCATTTGCAGATGTTGAGGTATCGCCAAACGAAGCTCAAAATAATCAAGCAAACCAAAATAACGGAGCAGGCGATGTTAATCAAAATCAACAACAAGCTGCACCAGGTACAACTGTGAACTACGGTGAAGGAGATTCAACAAGAAGTCTTTGGAAAATCGCTACTGATAATGGAATGACAGTTGATGAATTATATCAATTGAATCCAGGTATTGATTCACAAAATGTTCAACCAGGGCAACCAATTAGAATCAAATAA
- the cmk gene encoding (d)CMP kinase: protein MKKNIQVAIDGPASAGKSTVAKILAKKNGFIYCDTGAMYRALTLAAIENNTNMDSEKDLLTLLNQLVISFNQQVDGQHVFLNDRDVTLLIRDNNVTNSVSKVSAYKSIREEMVLRQQKIAESNSIVMDGRDIGTVVLPNASLKIFLVASVTERAERRFKENISKGIDTDFEALKKEISDRDHYDSTRKNSPLVQAEDAILVDTSGLNIEEVVLKIEKLMETAI, encoded by the coding sequence ATGAAAAAAAATATTCAAGTAGCAATTGATGGACCTGCTTCAGCAGGGAAAAGTACAGTAGCAAAAATTTTAGCTAAGAAAAATGGATTTATCTATTGCGATACAGGTGCAATGTATAGAGCGTTAACTCTTGCAGCTATTGAAAATAATACTAATATGGATTCAGAAAAAGACTTATTAACATTATTAAATCAACTAGTAATTTCATTTAATCAACAAGTTGATGGACAACATGTTTTCTTAAATGATAGAGATGTAACCTTATTGATTAGAGATAATAATGTAACAAATTCTGTATCAAAAGTTTCTGCTTATAAAAGTATTAGAGAAGAGATGGTTTTGAGACAACAGAAAATCGCTGAGTCAAATAGTATCGTAATGGATGGTAGAGATATTGGAACTGTTGTGTTACCAAATGCGAGCTTAAAAATCTTCCTTGTAGCTAGTGTAACAGAAAGAGCTGAACGTCGATTTAAGGAAAATATTTCAAAAGGAATCGACACTGACTTTGAAGCCCTAAAAAAAGAAATTTCTGATAGAGATCATTATGATTCTACAAGAAAAAATTCACCTTTAGTTCAAGCTGAAGATGCTATTTTAGTGGACACTTCAGGATTAAATATTGAAGAGGTTGTCTTAAAAATAGAAAAGTTAATGGAAACCGCGATATAA
- the rpsA gene encoding 30S ribosomal protein S1, whose amino-acid sequence MAEQNNEEMLNAMASVQEVKVGDLVKGEVLTVDDNKQAIVGIIGAGVEGVIPLKELSTIPVDNVTDIVNIGDVIDLVVISEIGKDKENGSYLLSKRRVDAKKVWEDIEKAFEAGEIIEAPVTDVVKGGLVIDAGVRGFVPASMVEDHFVSDFEDYKGKTLAYKIIEIEPSENRLILSHRAVVEVEKEAAKKELMEKIGAGDVVEGTVARLTNFGAFIDLGGVDGLVHVSEISYSHVDKPEDALTVGDKVTVKVLSIDPEKDRISLSIKETLPGPWDNIEERAAVDSILEGTVNRLTSFGAFVEVLPGVEGLVHISQISHKHIATPHEALQEGQVVTVKVLDVSEENKRIGLSIKALEEKEEDEVVVEETYEMPEESTGFTLGDVIGNDLKED is encoded by the coding sequence ATGGCAGAGCAAAATAACGAAGAAATGTTAAATGCAATGGCTAGTGTACAAGAAGTAAAAGTTGGAGATTTAGTGAAAGGTGAAGTTCTTACTGTTGACGATAATAAACAAGCAATCGTAGGAATTATCGGAGCAGGAGTTGAAGGCGTTATTCCTTTAAAAGAACTTTCAACTATTCCTGTTGATAATGTGACTGATATTGTTAATATTGGTGATGTAATTGACCTAGTAGTTATTTCTGAAATCGGAAAAGATAAAGAAAACGGAAGTTATTTACTTTCTAAAAGACGTGTGGATGCTAAAAAAGTTTGGGAAGATATCGAAAAAGCTTTTGAAGCAGGAGAAATTATCGAAGCACCTGTTACAGATGTTGTCAAAGGTGGTCTAGTTATTGATGCTGGTGTACGTGGATTTGTTCCTGCATCAATGGTTGAAGATCATTTTGTTTCAGACTTTGAAGATTACAAGGGAAAAACTTTAGCATACAAAATTATTGAAATTGAACCATCAGAAAACCGTTTAATTCTATCTCACAGAGCAGTTGTTGAAGTTGAAAAAGAAGCTGCTAAAAAAGAATTGATGGAAAAAATTGGTGCTGGTGATGTTGTTGAGGGAACTGTAGCTCGCTTAACTAACTTTGGAGCTTTTATTGACTTAGGTGGTGTGGACGGATTAGTTCATGTGTCTGAGATTTCATACAGTCATGTAGACAAGCCAGAAGATGCTTTAACAGTTGGAGATAAAGTAACAGTTAAGGTATTAAGCATTGATCCTGAAAAAGATAGAATCTCATTATCTATTAAAGAAACACTACCTGGACCTTGGGATAATATTGAAGAAAGAGCAGCAGTCGATTCAATATTAGAAGGAACTGTTAATCGCTTAACTTCATTTGGAGCTTTTGTTGAAGTATTACCTGGAGTAGAAGGATTAGTTCATATTTCTCAAATTTCTCATAAACATATCGCTACACCACATGAAGCTTTACAAGAAGGTCAAGTTGTAACAGTGAAAGTTTTAGATGTTAGCGAAGAAAACAAACGTATTGGTTTAAGTATCAAAGCGTTAGAAGAAAAAGAAGAAGATGAAGTAGTCGTTGAAGAAACATATGAAATGCCAGAAGAATCAACAGGATTTACATTAGGCGACGTAATTGGAAACGACTTAAAAGAAGATTAG
- the der gene encoding ribosome biogenesis GTPase Der, with the protein MANPTLAIVGRPNVGKSTLFNRIAGERISIVEDIPGVTRDRIYAHGEWLGREFNVIDTGGIEMSDEPFMDQIKHQAEIAIEEADVILLIVSGREGITDADDYVARILYKSEKPVILAVNKVDNPEMRNDIYEFYSLGLGDPIPVSGSHGIGLGDVLDKVCEHFEMVPEQEEDDTIRFSLIGRPNVGKSSLINAILGEERVIVSDIAGTTRDAIDTSFVSPEGQKFEMIDTAGMRKKGKVYENTEKYSVMRSMRAIDRSDVVLVVLNAEEGIREYDKRIAGFAHEAGKGVIIVVNKWDTLEKDNHTMKNFEEDIRKEFRYLDYAPIAYVSAKTKQRLHTLPEMIETVSQNQNLRISSSVLNDVIMDAVAINPTPTDKGKRLKIFYATQVAVKPPAFVIFVNEEELMHFSYARFLENQIRKAFGFEGTPIRVIPRRRK; encoded by the coding sequence ATGGCGAACCCGACACTAGCAATAGTTGGAAGACCAAACGTTGGAAAATCCACATTATTTAATCGAATTGCTGGAGAAAGAATTTCCATTGTAGAAGATATACCAGGAGTAACAAGAGATCGAATCTATGCCCACGGAGAATGGCTAGGAAGAGAGTTTAATGTAATTGATACAGGTGGTATCGAAATGAGTGACGAACCATTCATGGATCAAATTAAACATCAAGCAGAAATAGCGATTGAAGAAGCAGACGTTATTTTGCTTATTGTTAGCGGTCGTGAAGGAATTACAGATGCAGATGATTATGTTGCCCGTATTCTTTATAAGAGTGAAAAACCGGTTATTCTAGCGGTTAATAAGGTAGATAATCCAGAAATGAGAAATGATATCTATGAATTTTACTCATTAGGTTTAGGTGATCCCATTCCAGTATCAGGAAGTCATGGGATTGGCTTAGGTGACGTTTTAGATAAGGTGTGTGAGCACTTTGAAATGGTTCCTGAGCAAGAAGAAGATGATACAATCCGTTTTAGTTTAATCGGAAGACCAAACGTTGGAAAATCTTCATTGATAAACGCTATTTTAGGTGAAGAGCGTGTGATTGTGTCTGATATTGCTGGAACAACGAGAGATGCGATTGATACTTCATTTGTTTCTCCAGAAGGCCAAAAATTTGAGATGATAGATACTGCCGGAATGAGAAAAAAAGGCAAGGTCTATGAAAATACAGAGAAATACAGTGTTATGCGTTCTATGCGTGCCATTGACCGTTCTGACGTTGTATTAGTTGTCTTGAATGCAGAAGAAGGTATTCGTGAATATGACAAACGAATTGCCGGATTTGCTCACGAAGCTGGTAAAGGGGTTATCATTGTTGTTAATAAATGGGATACTCTAGAAAAAGATAACCATACAATGAAGAACTTTGAAGAGGATATTAGAAAAGAGTTTAGGTATCTAGATTATGCACCAATTGCTTATGTTTCTGCTAAAACGAAACAACGTCTACATACATTACCTGAAATGATCGAAACAGTTAGTCAAAATCAAAACCTTAGAATTTCATCATCTGTTTTAAATGATGTCATTATGGATGCAGTAGCAATTAATCCAACACCAACTGATAAAGGTAAACGATTAAAAATATTCTATGCAACTCAAGTAGCAGTGAAACCACCAGCATTTGTCATTTTTGTTAATGAAGAAGAGTTAATGCATTTTTCTTATGCCAGATTTTTAGAAAATCAAATTCGTAAGGCATTTGGCTTTGAAGGAACTCCAATTCGAGTGATTCCTAGACGTAGAAAATAA
- a CDS encoding HU family DNA-binding protein produces MANKAELIEKVAEATGLTKKDATSSVDAVFASIQEFLAEGEKVQLIGFGNFEVRERAARKGRNPQTGEEIQIAASKVPAFKPGKALKDAVK; encoded by the coding sequence ATGGCTAACAAAGCAGAATTAATCGAAAAAGTTGCAGAAGCAACAGGATTAACAAAAAAAGACGCAACTTCATCAGTTGACGCTGTATTTGCTTCAATCCAAGAATTTTTAGCTGAAGGCGAAAAAGTTCAATTAATCGGTTTTGGTAACTTCGAAGTACGTGAAAGAGCTGCCCGTAAAGGACGCAACCCACAAACTGGAGAAGAAATCCAAATCGCTGCAAGCAAAGTACCTGCGTTCAAACCAGGTAAAGCATTAAAAGATGCAGTAAAATAA
- a CDS encoding OmpA/MotB family protein, with protein sequence MGLKRKKKPEEHADEGWLLPYSDMMTLLLALFIVMFAMASANEGKIDELSNEFNVILSGQSGGGNGGILPAHPKQSVRHSKSKKDKEDEKEDENLSNDEQKIKAAGDSIKDELTKAGHSEDIDVDLEQDGLRIAIKSGLLFSPGSSDIPSSVEDIVKKIADSLKDLDNDLIIAGYTDNIPNQTAQYDSNWELSAARAISVMEFLVKHHGISENRVSIQAYGEFKPKVPNNNDENRAKNRRVEIFIIKKDVK encoded by the coding sequence TTGGGATTGAAGCGTAAAAAGAAACCTGAAGAACACGCAGACGAGGGTTGGCTACTTCCGTACTCTGATATGATGACATTACTTTTGGCTCTATTCATTGTTATGTTTGCTATGGCAAGTGCAAATGAAGGGAAAATTGATGAATTAAGTAACGAATTTAATGTCATTTTATCAGGACAAAGTGGTGGAGGTAATGGTGGTATCTTACCTGCACACCCTAAGCAATCTGTTCGTCATTCTAAATCTAAAAAAGATAAGGAAGACGAAAAAGAAGATGAAAACCTATCAAATGATGAACAGAAAATAAAAGCGGCTGGTGATTCAATTAAAGATGAACTAACAAAAGCCGGTCACAGCGAAGATATTGACGTAGATTTAGAACAAGATGGTTTAAGAATTGCCATTAAAAGTGGCCTTCTCTTTTCACCAGGAAGTTCAGACATCCCTTCTTCAGTTGAAGATATCGTTAAAAAAATAGCTGACTCATTAAAGGATTTGGATAACGATTTAATCATTGCTGGTTATACAGATAATATTCCAAATCAAACTGCACAATATGATTCAAACTGGGAGTTAAGTGCTGCTAGAGCAATATCTGTCATGGAATTCTTAGTGAAACATCATGGCATCAGTGAGAATCGTGTTTCTATTCAAGCATATGGTGAATTTAAACCTAAAGTTCCAAATAACAACGATGAGAACCGGGCAAAAAATAGACGTGTTGAAATTTTTATTATTAAAAAAGATGTTAAATAA
- the motA gene encoding flagellar motor stator protein MotA has product MDIFLILGIIMGFISVIVGMIVKGADAMVLLNPAAAIIIGVGTLAALVNAYPKNDIKRLPKIIGVLFKSKENTKPEDLVETIMSLAQKARQEGILALESTVDSLEDPFLKNGMEMVVDGVNADQIEEVLSNEIAALEERHRVGSAMFKTAGSSAPTLGVLGAVIGLIGALGNLNDVNALGHMISAAFVATLYGIFFGYVLFIPFGSRLTRKSETEVKNMMITVEGVLAIQAGHNPNTIERKLLGMLDPNEKSGKE; this is encoded by the coding sequence ATGGACATATTTTTAATTTTAGGAATTATTATGGGGTTTATTTCAGTTATCGTTGGGATGATTGTAAAGGGTGCTGATGCCATGGTTCTTTTAAACCCCGCTGCGGCAATTATTATTGGAGTCGGTACATTAGCTGCACTTGTTAATGCTTATCCAAAAAATGATATTAAACGATTGCCTAAAATTATCGGGGTTTTATTTAAGAGTAAGGAAAACACTAAGCCTGAAGATTTGGTTGAAACAATCATGTCCTTAGCTCAAAAAGCTAGACAAGAAGGAATTTTAGCTCTTGAATCAACAGTTGACAGCTTAGAAGACCCGTTTTTAAAAAATGGAATGGAAATGGTTGTTGATGGGGTTAATGCTGATCAAATTGAAGAAGTTTTATCAAACGAAATCGCTGCTCTTGAAGAAAGACATCGTGTTGGTTCAGCAATGTTTAAGACCGCTGGATCATCAGCTCCTACTCTGGGTGTTTTAGGTGCCGTAATTGGTTTGATTGGCGCGCTTGGTAATCTAAATGATGTTAATGCCTTAGGTCATATGATTTCTGCTGCCTTTGTGGCAACTCTTTATGGTATTTTCTTTGGTTATGTATTATTCATACCTTTTGGATCTAGATTAACTAGAAAGTCAGAAACTGAAGTTAAAAACATGATGATTACAGTTGAAGGCGTTTTAGCTATTCAAGCAGGTCACAATCCAAATACCATCGAACGTAAGCTTTTAGGAATGCTAGACCCTAACGAAAAATCTGGCAAAGAATAA
- the flgB gene encoding flagellar basal body rod protein FlgB, translating into MTFNNLNLLNTAMNAADLRQKAISNNVANVNTPGFKVERVSFEEKLKNALSADGIELTRTNDNHLSISGQKENLTPEVYRKTNTSVKENGNNVDLDVEMSEKSVNELYYNALTRQVNHELSQLNYVINH; encoded by the coding sequence ATGACGTTTAATAACTTGAATTTGTTAAATACGGCAATGAATGCTGCTGATTTGAGACAAAAGGCAATATCTAACAATGTTGCTAATGTTAATACGCCAGGTTTTAAAGTAGAACGTGTTTCATTTGAAGAAAAATTAAAGAATGCTTTATCTGCAGATGGAATAGAGCTAACAAGAACAAATGACAATCATTTGTCTATTAGTGGTCAAAAGGAAAATTTGACACCAGAGGTTTATCGTAAAACGAATACATCTGTCAAAGAAAATGGGAATAACGTTGATTTAGATGTAGAAATGTCGGAAAAATCAGTTAATGAGCTGTACTATAATGCTCTAACTAGACAAGTTAATCATGAATTGTCTCAGTTAAATTATGTTATTAATCATTAA
- the flgC gene encoding flagellar basal body rod protein FlgC: MSIFDSFNINTSGLSLERLKLDTISTNIANVNTTRTEEGGPYKRKEVMFQESLKKASATDPTKSAGVKPTQIREDQDTRIIYQPEHPDADENGYLELPNVNLSDEMINMMNTVRTYEANASAFESSKNMMKKALEISKD, from the coding sequence ATGAGTATTTTTGATTCTTTTAACATTAACACAAGTGGTCTTTCTTTAGAGAGACTCAAACTAGATACAATATCCACTAATATAGCAAATGTTAATACAACACGGACTGAAGAAGGTGGTCCGTACAAACGAAAAGAAGTAATGTTTCAAGAGAGCTTAAAAAAAGCTAGTGCGACAGATCCAACAAAAAGTGCAGGTGTAAAGCCGACACAAATTCGTGAAGATCAAGATACTAGAATTATCTATCAACCGGAGCATCCAGACGCAGATGAAAATGGCTATTTGGAACTCCCGAATGTTAACTTAAGTGATGAAATGATAAATATGATGAATACAGTAAGAACCTATGAAGCAAATGCATCAGCGTTTGAATCTAGCAAAAATATGATGAAAAAAGCATTAGAAATATCTAAAGATTAA
- the fliE gene encoding flagellar hook-basal body complex protein FliE yields the protein MNVSTENINLIKDYQKQLKAELITSKDTENSENSDNSKEFSSLLTEAIDNVDTVVSKSNENVPKLITGDLDNIHSAMIDMSTSQIVLQSAVQVRNKCIEAYNDIKNMQF from the coding sequence ATGAATGTTTCTACGGAAAATATCAATTTGATAAAAGATTATCAAAAACAGTTAAAGGCTGAATTAATAACATCAAAAGACACAGAGAATTCAGAAAATTCCGATAATAGTAAAGAGTTTTCAAGTTTGTTGACGGAAGCCATTGATAATGTCGATACAGTTGTATCTAAAAGCAATGAGAATGTTCCCAAACTAATTACTGGTGACTTGGATAATATTCATTCCGCAATGATTGATATGTCAACTTCCCAAATTGTTTTACAAAGTGCCGTTCAAGTTCGCAATAAGTGTATTGAAGCTTATAACGATATTAAAAACATGCAATTTTAA
- the fliF gene encoding flagellar basal-body MS-ring/collar protein FliF, translated as MERIQELKNKLTDKWKELSRLKQISFTLALLSVIIVILISTYMLNKTDYSTLFSDLTDEESGNITKVLEENEIKYKLEEKGSKVLVESSQIDKVRIDLAVENKLPNKSTGFEIFDEKNMMATDEDRKIMYQRAVVGELQRSIESLSAVKQAKVMLVTPDKSIFEEKNKESTASIVLKLQKDQALSEETVKGIASLTSGAVENLPQKNIKIVDEQGNVLSDILDDKKMSGVSDLTTKYQKLKDDLEEKLEGKTKSLLGSLFEKDALNLAVNVDLDFDSIEKTTVKYDKPKVRSEVIQAGGDTINQQQVDDGTVKDNVANVIGNNENGTKSYNHTINNELDTETTKILNAPGVVKRVTASVLIKENISNQETRQIEELVQSAIGYERERGDKVSVQAIKFAEDEQVNPVEELSDESFFKRYLTSPIVWGVLAGILLLVITLIILVVKRRSKDKNSDDYFEMDLDVTEDFEEEAQPILEQQPIIPIKPEPKEKAVSKEIDQVVKNIEENHQRIIQDDLANELEQREKQKAQEILEREVQAKRYAKENPDLAAELIKVWMKDK; from the coding sequence ATGGAAAGAATTCAGGAGCTAAAAAATAAACTTACTGACAAATGGAAAGAATTAAGCAGATTAAAACAAATTAGTTTTACATTAGCTTTGCTGAGCGTGATAATCGTTATTCTTATCTCTACTTACATGTTAAATAAAACAGATTACTCGACTTTATTTTCAGATTTGACTGATGAAGAGTCTGGCAATATAACGAAAGTTTTAGAAGAGAATGAAATTAAGTACAAGCTTGAAGAAAAGGGAAGTAAAGTTTTAGTTGAATCAAGTCAAATCGATAAAGTTAGAATTGATTTAGCTGTTGAAAATAAGCTTCCTAACAAATCAACTGGTTTTGAAATTTTTGATGAGAAAAATATGATGGCAACAGATGAAGATAGAAAGATTATGTATCAAAGAGCAGTAGTTGGTGAGCTGCAAAGATCTATTGAATCATTATCAGCAGTTAAGCAAGCTAAAGTGATGCTTGTGACTCCTGATAAGAGTATTTTTGAAGAAAAAAATAAAGAATCTACAGCTTCTATCGTTCTTAAACTTCAAAAAGATCAAGCGCTTAGTGAAGAAACAGTTAAAGGAATTGCCTCTTTAACAAGTGGCGCAGTAGAAAATTTACCTCAGAAAAATATTAAAATTGTTGATGAGCAAGGAAATGTATTATCTGATATTCTGGACGATAAAAAAATGTCAGGTGTTAGTGATTTAACAACTAAATACCAAAAATTAAAAGATGATTTAGAAGAAAAACTTGAAGGAAAAACAAAATCATTACTTGGTTCTCTTTTTGAAAAAGATGCTTTAAATTTAGCAGTTAATGTGGATTTAGATTTTGATTCAATTGAAAAGACAACCGTTAAGTATGATAAGCCAAAAGTTAGAAGTGAAGTCATTCAGGCTGGTGGAGATACCATTAATCAACAACAAGTTGATGATGGAACGGTTAAGGATAATGTAGCTAATGTTATTGGCAATAATGAAAACGGTACTAAATCGTACAATCATACGATAAATAATGAGTTAGACACTGAAACAACCAAAATATTAAATGCACCAGGAGTTGTTAAACGTGTCACTGCTTCAGTTTTAATTAAAGAAAATATCTCTAATCAAGAAACAAGACAAATTGAAGAGCTTGTACAATCAGCAATCGGATACGAAAGAGAACGAGGCGATAAGGTTTCCGTTCAAGCTATTAAATTTGCTGAGGACGAACAAGTTAACCCAGTTGAAGAGTTATCAGATGAATCATTCTTTAAACGATACTTAACTAGCCCAATTGTTTGGGGCGTTTTAGCAGGAATTTTATTATTAGTTATAACATTAATTATTCTAGTCGTTAAGAGAAGAAGTAAAGATAAAAACTCAGATGACTATTTTGAAATGGATCTTGATGTGACAGAAGATTTTGAAGAAGAAGCTCAACCAATATTAGAACAACAACCAATCATTCCAATTAAGCCAGAGCCAAAAGAAAAAGCCGTGAGCAAGGAGATTGATCAGGTAGTGAAAAATATTGAAGAAAATCATCAACGTATCATTCAAGATGATTTGGCTAATGAGTTAGAACAAAGAGAAAAACAAAAAGCGCAAGAAATATTAGAGCGTGAAGTGCAAGCGAAACGATATGCAAAAGAAAATCCTGATCTTGCAGCAGAATTAATTAAAGTTTGGATGAAAGATAAGTAG